One segment of Yersinia kristensenii DNA contains the following:
- a CDS encoding STY1053 family phage-associated protein produces the protein MKYLVSHAAILRFPDNTQFELSPGIHSFPREVIEHWAFSAHAKPVSDDDINVRTQAGDLAQQIETLKAQIAEKDKYITELKAQLSIVPSASVEAVVSGPEKVKSHGKKQQATNS, from the coding sequence ATGAAATATCTCGTTTCTCACGCTGCGATTTTACGTTTTCCCGATAACACCCAATTTGAATTATCTCCGGGTATTCATTCTTTCCCGCGGGAAGTTATCGAGCATTGGGCGTTCAGTGCTCATGCAAAGCCTGTTAGCGATGATGATATTAACGTCAGGACTCAGGCTGGGGATTTGGCTCAGCAGATTGAAACCTTGAAAGCGCAGATCGCGGAAAAAGACAAATACATAACGGAACTCAAAGCACAACTAAGCATTGTACCTTCAGCCTCTGTAGAGGCTGTTGTTTCGGGGCCTGAAAAGGTGAAATCTCATGGTAAAAAACAGCAAGCTACCAACAGTTGA
- a CDS encoding structural cement protein Gp24 — MAGNAYLTRMPLGIAGAITRPRDLTVEPVTLDHTKPFRSYGLVGKYDSEKFVPLEDGDTLDKVKGILVRPYPTTSQADLVYLGVQANQIGDNLKRGYLCVKATAGNAATVKKGDPVYVRIAGGTEASPVGSFVLVQDANAANTPQLVNAEVMGVGEADGRVEIAYNI; from the coding sequence ATGGCAGGTAATGCTTATTTAACCCGGATGCCGCTTGGTATTGCCGGAGCCATCACTCGTCCCCGTGATCTGACTGTTGAGCCAGTCACCTTAGACCATACCAAGCCGTTTAGGTCTTATGGATTGGTGGGTAAATACGATTCTGAAAAATTTGTTCCACTTGAGGATGGGGACACCCTCGACAAGGTGAAAGGGATTTTGGTTCGCCCATATCCGACGACTTCTCAGGCTGATTTGGTCTATCTCGGTGTTCAGGCTAATCAGATCGGTGACAACTTGAAACGAGGTTATCTCTGCGTGAAAGCCACCGCAGGTAATGCTGCAACTGTAAAAAAAGGTGATCCGGTTTATGTGCGTATTGCTGGTGGTACAGAAGCAAGTCCGGTCGGTTCTTTTGTGTTGGTTCAGGATGCCAATGCTGCCAATACGCCACAGTTGGTCAATGCCGAAGTTATGGGGGTTGGCGAAGCCGATGGACGTGTTGAGATCGCTTATAACATCTAA
- a CDS encoding BRO-N domain-containing protein, with the protein MISALTFRNHEVIPFNNGDGKIWFTSEQLANLLEYTDSKKVANLYNRHKDEFTECMSTVAKLRTSKENNELQCIQMRIFSVRGAHLIGMLSRTKVAKALRRWLLDLADKEQEPNLAYLDLPQMKDMTIEEMQNRVTAANKWSLENFGRAGSQMMNLRRRHLKKIRKAEKALMEMSQIQIPDLGEFAVGESA; encoded by the coding sequence ATGATCTCAGCATTAACGTTTAGAAACCATGAGGTTATTCCCTTCAATAATGGCGATGGAAAAATCTGGTTTACCAGTGAGCAGTTGGCAAATCTGCTTGAGTATACCGATAGCAAGAAGGTGGCTAATTTATATAACCGTCACAAAGATGAATTTACTGAATGTATGTCTACAGTAGCCAAACTGAGGACCAGTAAAGAAAACAATGAGTTACAGTGTATTCAAATGAGGATTTTTTCAGTTCGTGGGGCGCATCTCATCGGCATGTTATCGAGAACTAAAGTAGCAAAAGCTTTACGTCGTTGGTTGCTTGATTTAGCAGATAAGGAACAGGAGCCAAATCTGGCCTATCTGGATTTACCCCAAATGAAGGATATGACAATTGAAGAGATGCAGAATCGGGTGACTGCGGCAAACAAATGGTCTCTTGAAAATTTTGGTCGAGCGGGTAGTCAGATGATGAATCTACGTCGTCGTCATTTGAAGAAAATACGAAAGGCAGAAAAAGCTCTGATGGAAATGTCGCAAATTCAAATACCAGACTTGGGTGAGTTTGCTGTGGGAGAGTCAGCATGA
- a CDS encoding DUF4054 domain-containing protein has protein sequence MVKNSKLPTVEQFRADFPEFADNARYPSASIQFYLNAADSLLDQDKMGDKFVYLAELFTAHYSELRGKIMIGAIAGGVNTSTGGVVSSKSVDKVSVGYDNSGIINPDAGFWNKTAYGQEFYWWWSMFGAGGRQLL, from the coding sequence ATGGTAAAAAACAGCAAGCTACCAACAGTTGAGCAATTTCGTGCTGACTTTCCTGAGTTTGCTGATAATGCCCGATATCCCTCAGCTTCTATTCAGTTTTATTTAAATGCCGCTGATTCACTCTTAGACCAAGATAAAATGGGCGACAAATTCGTCTATCTGGCGGAGCTATTCACCGCCCATTACAGCGAGTTGAGAGGCAAAATTATGATTGGCGCCATCGCTGGGGGCGTCAATACCTCAACGGGAGGTGTTGTGTCGTCAAAGTCAGTTGATAAAGTCAGTGTTGGTTATGACAACAGCGGAATTATCAATCCTGATGCCGGTTTCTGGAACAAAACCGCCTATGGTCAGGAGTTTTACTGGTGGTGGTCAATGTTTGGTGCGGGTGGGCGTCAACTCTTATGA
- a CDS encoding DUF2213 domain-containing protein gives MKYFYTARLGETRFQTADGALLCKDVPIARTGMQTYLPEEVNLEAGPDGLVHVYRSEDEVFSPETIASFEGMAVTLNHPEDEDGNIVFVNPENFSELAHGHIQNVRRGTGTQSDLLIADMLIKRQEAIDAVNAGMTEVSCGYDAKYKQISIGRGKQYAITGNHVAIVDRGRAGGRCAIGDSAPKSQKEKPVMSWLKKFAQAVKTKDEDSLNKLIDEAPDLPSEGMGSIPGSTININMPSQATALPAENRTTVDDDPNAGKPEGTGDSDIPEWAQTILARLDKLEGKTADSNPEDGTQTGDEDAEEDKKVTGDAAYKRDLIADAEIICPGFQPTGDKGLKRQVLNQALRTDDSLKAFGIVDFTKAPKATVDAVFTAAVALNKAKNHIAPRTFSVRTTDNASTKHMSPAELNKLYADHWKKQK, from the coding sequence ATGAAATATTTCTATACAGCTCGTTTGGGGGAGACAAGATTTCAAACCGCAGATGGTGCGCTGCTATGCAAAGACGTACCGATAGCCCGAACGGGTATGCAAACTTATCTGCCTGAAGAGGTAAACCTTGAGGCGGGGCCTGATGGCCTCGTTCATGTTTATCGTTCAGAAGATGAGGTTTTTTCCCCTGAAACGATAGCCAGCTTCGAAGGCATGGCTGTCACGCTAAACCATCCAGAAGATGAAGACGGCAACATTGTTTTCGTCAATCCAGAAAATTTCTCAGAACTGGCTCACGGACATATTCAGAATGTCAGGCGTGGAACTGGCACGCAATCGGACTTGTTAATAGCAGACATGCTGATTAAGCGGCAGGAGGCTATTGACGCTGTAAATGCGGGGATGACGGAGGTCAGTTGTGGCTATGACGCTAAATACAAACAGATTTCTATTGGTAGGGGAAAACAGTATGCCATTACCGGCAATCACGTCGCTATTGTTGATAGAGGGCGTGCTGGTGGGCGTTGTGCAATCGGGGATTCAGCCCCAAAAAGTCAAAAGGAGAAGCCAGTCATGTCATGGCTTAAAAAGTTCGCTCAGGCGGTGAAAACTAAAGATGAGGATTCGTTAAACAAACTTATCGATGAAGCGCCGGATTTGCCTTCTGAGGGCATGGGGTCAATACCTGGTTCGACCATTAACATCAATATGCCCTCTCAGGCTACAGCACTACCCGCAGAAAACCGAACAACCGTTGATGATGATCCGAATGCGGGTAAGCCAGAGGGAACTGGTGATAGTGATATCCCAGAGTGGGCTCAAACGATTTTAGCCCGTCTGGATAAGCTGGAAGGTAAAACGGCGGATTCCAACCCTGAGGATGGAACACAAACAGGGGATGAGGATGCCGAAGAAGATAAGAAAGTGACGGGGGATGCTGCCTATAAGCGTGATTTGATTGCTGATGCCGAGATTATTTGTCCCGGTTTTCAACCAACGGGTGATAAGGGGCTAAAACGTCAGGTATTAAATCAAGCATTGCGTACTGACGATAGTTTAAAAGCGTTCGGTATTGTCGATTTTACGAAAGCACCTAAAGCCACTGTCGACGCGGTATTTACGGCTGCCGTGGCATTGAATAAGGCAAAAAACCACATCGCCCCTCGTACTTTTAGCGTTCGAACTACCGACAACGCCAGCACTAAACACATGTCTCCGGCAGAGCTGAATAAGCTGTACGCCGATCATTGGAAAAAACAGAAGTAA
- a CDS encoding YcgJ family protein: MGMLSNYASSAKTMIGVLQSPASGVVCDVYVCADAKGISVELTSQYLGKIRGEQLTSLGDFDYSAFTFANGIFCDTRERLCRKDRYFGPDGKRSGAVDEQYTQLLFEHNTLQRN; encoded by the coding sequence ATGGGAATGCTGTCGAACTACGCTAGTAGCGCTAAAACGATGATAGGTGTTCTACAATCGCCTGCTTCAGGTGTCGTTTGTGATGTATATGTTTGTGCTGATGCAAAAGGAATTTCTGTCGAATTAACAAGTCAGTATTTAGGTAAAATCAGGGGCGAACAGTTAACTTCTCTAGGCGATTTCGATTATTCTGCGTTTACTTTTGCTAATGGGATTTTTTGCGATACTAGAGAGAGGTTATGTCGTAAAGATCGGTATTTTGGACCGGATGGTAAACGTAGCGGTGCAGTAGACGAACAATATACTCAGTTATTGTTCGAACATAATACATTGCAGCGCAACTGA
- a CDS encoding glycoside hydrolase family 108 protein has protein sequence MTKNDIFEAILGKEGEYVNHPDDKGGPTRWGITQKVARAHGYTGDMRNLPRETALAILEADYWTGPRFDQIAELSSDIATELCDTGVNMGPSVPTRMLQRWLNVFNQRGKLYPDMDVDGRIGPRTLIALKAFLRHRGKEGESVLLKGLNCTQGERYLELAESREANESFVYGWMKERVTI, from the coding sequence ATGACAAAAAATGACATCTTTGAAGCTATTCTCGGCAAAGAAGGGGAATACGTAAACCACCCCGACGATAAAGGCGGCCCGACTCGCTGGGGTATTACTCAAAAGGTGGCTCGTGCGCACGGTTATACGGGCGATATGCGTAATCTGCCAAGAGAAACAGCGCTGGCTATTCTTGAGGCTGATTACTGGACAGGGCCACGCTTTGACCAGATAGCAGAGTTATCATCAGACATTGCCACCGAGCTGTGTGATACCGGAGTGAACATGGGGCCATCAGTCCCCACACGAATGCTTCAGCGTTGGCTGAATGTGTTCAACCAGCGCGGAAAACTTTACCCTGATATGGATGTTGATGGCCGTATTGGTCCACGGACCTTAATCGCCCTGAAAGCATTTTTGCGTCACCGGGGCAAAGAAGGCGAGTCTGTTTTACTAAAAGGTTTGAACTGTACGCAGGGTGAGCGTTATCTGGAACTGGCCGAGAGTCGAGAGGCTAACGAATCGTTTGTTTATGGCTGGATGAAAGAGCGCGTAACGATTTAA
- a CDS encoding DUF4222 domain-containing protein, giving the protein MFEMTDLPRPGKRYQDEHGALVTITGIEENRVVFMRDGYPYPCMRPLNNFLNRFQKVSNRQSE; this is encoded by the coding sequence ATGTTTGAAATGACTGATTTACCGCGTCCCGGCAAGCGATACCAAGATGAGCATGGCGCGCTTGTAACCATAACTGGTATTGAAGAAAATCGGGTTGTTTTCATGCGAGATGGGTATCCATATCCATGTATGCGACCGTTGAACAATTTTTTGAATAGATTCCAGAAAGTGTCGAATAGACAGAGCGAATAG
- a CDS encoding ParB/Srx family N-terminal domain-containing protein: MTSRKIEITYRDKKALKAYAQNVIKHPEKQVEQIADSIKTFGWTNPVLIDENDEIIAGHGRLLAADKLGIEQIPCVILEGLSEAEKRVYRIADNKIPLNGSWDQDMLALELSELQDLDIDLSVTGFSDTELEDLLSDGVAEIHDDDDRYTSKVETPIYEPSETQPQISELYDEEKTQALKQNIKAAQLPDDIEKFLMSAAERHTIFNFSKIADYYAHAPADIQALFEQSALVIIDYQQAIEQGLVHMTKSIVDAVFECEEGDDA, translated from the coding sequence ATGACTAGTAGAAAAATAGAGATCACTTATCGGGATAAAAAGGCACTAAAAGCCTATGCGCAAAACGTCATCAAACACCCGGAAAAGCAAGTTGAGCAGATCGCTGACAGCATAAAAACGTTCGGTTGGACAAATCCGGTACTCATTGATGAGAACGACGAAATTATCGCCGGACATGGCCGTTTACTGGCGGCTGATAAGCTGGGGATTGAGCAGATCCCCTGTGTCATTCTGGAAGGATTATCCGAGGCAGAAAAACGCGTTTATCGTATTGCTGATAATAAAATTCCGCTGAATGGTTCCTGGGATCAGGACATGCTGGCGCTTGAGTTATCAGAGCTGCAAGATCTGGACATCGATCTGTCAGTTACCGGATTTAGCGATACTGAGCTGGAGGATTTACTAAGCGACGGTGTGGCAGAAATTCATGACGATGATGATCGCTACACGTCTAAAGTCGAAACACCGATTTATGAGCCATCTGAGACTCAGCCGCAAATATCCGAGCTGTATGACGAAGAAAAAACGCAGGCGTTGAAGCAAAACATCAAGGCTGCCCAGCTTCCAGATGATATTGAAAAATTTCTGATGAGTGCGGCAGAGCGTCACACGATCTTTAATTTTTCCAAAATTGCAGATTATTACGCTCACGCACCGGCAGATATTCAGGCGCTGTTTGAGCAATCGGCGTTGGTGATCATTGATTACCAGCAGGCCATTGAGCAGGGGCTTGTTCACATGACAAAGAGCATCGTTGATGCCGTATTTGAATGTGAGGAGGGCGATGATGCGTAA
- a CDS encoding phage holin family protein yields the protein MEWQTWILAANALVCLLIVVRLMFYQKTGRYRFFYSVLAYLVILAAGWIVIRICYGQYSGADPAELLLNLSFCLAIWGAGGNIAKVTYWREDASHDKK from the coding sequence ATGGAATGGCAAACATGGATATTGGCCGCTAATGCTCTGGTCTGTCTGCTCATCGTTGTTCGTTTGATGTTCTATCAGAAAACAGGACGTTATCGCTTTTTCTATTCTGTGTTGGCTTATCTGGTGATATTGGCTGCGGGGTGGATAGTTATCCGTATCTGTTACGGCCAATATTCCGGTGCTGACCCGGCAGAGTTGCTCTTGAATTTGTCATTTTGTCTGGCGATATGGGGCGCAGGTGGAAATATTGCAAAGGTGACATATTGGCGGGAGGACGCATCTCATGACAAAAAATGA
- a CDS encoding phage minor head protein, which yields MVGKKMFAQVEQEEWRQWCSVSKEISEGLRDVVGNTPVGYVAQDIVYRQVQLMKSLPLEAAERVHDIQSRAIEAVINGERPEHLYSMIMQSGDVVASRARMIARTEIGRATSALTQVRALSVGSEGYWWRIEGAGTRLSHRRMKDKFVRWDNPPTLDGMTGHAGCLPNCNCWSEVHIPEPRK from the coding sequence ATGGTCGGCAAAAAAATGTTCGCACAGGTTGAACAGGAAGAGTGGCGACAGTGGTGTTCTGTTTCTAAGGAAATCTCTGAGGGCTTGCGGGATGTCGTCGGTAATACGCCAGTCGGTTATGTGGCGCAGGATATTGTTTATCGACAAGTCCAGCTCATGAAATCTCTTCCATTGGAAGCTGCTGAACGAGTTCATGATATTCAATCACGGGCAATTGAGGCCGTTATTAATGGCGAGCGTCCCGAACATCTCTACAGCATGATAATGCAATCCGGTGATGTGGTTGCCAGTCGTGCTCGCATGATTGCGCGTACCGAGATTGGGAGAGCAACAAGCGCACTGACTCAGGTACGTGCATTATCGGTAGGCTCTGAGGGATATTGGTGGCGTATTGAAGGCGCAGGAACACGACTATCACATCGTCGGATGAAAGATAAATTTGTGCGCTGGGATAACCCGCCAACACTGGACGGCATGACCGGACATGCTGGTTGTCTGCCTAATTGCAATTGTTGGTCAGAGGTACATATTCCTGAACCACGAAAATAA
- a CDS encoding lysis protein, with protein sequence MSRLTLGFVVMSMMGLIALGWTTDHYRSKYLQAERLASERQSTIEDMTKRQQINAALDAKYTQELADAKSQIEALRADVAAGRRRLRLNAQCVSTASAQTDTASMDDAAAPRLTDAAQRDYLRLRERIDIATKQITGLQEYINKVCLGN encoded by the coding sequence ATGAGCCGTCTCACTTTAGGTTTTGTCGTGATGTCAATGATGGGATTAATAGCCTTGGGTTGGACTACCGACCACTACCGCAGCAAATATCTACAGGCTGAAAGGCTTGCCAGTGAACGCCAGTCCACCATTGAGGATATGACAAAGCGCCAGCAAATAAATGCTGCTTTAGATGCCAAATATACGCAGGAACTCGCCGATGCAAAATCTCAGATTGAAGCTTTACGCGCTGATGTTGCCGCTGGTCGTCGGCGGTTGCGGCTCAACGCGCAATGTGTGTCCACCGCCAGTGCCCAAACCGACACCGCCAGCATGGATGATGCTGCCGCCCCCCGACTTACTGACGCCGCTCAGCGGGATTATCTCCGTCTCAGAGAGCGCATCGACATTGCCACAAAGCAAATAACGGGCTTGCAGGAGTACATCAATAAAGTGTGTCTCGGTAATTGA
- a CDS encoding putative holin, giving the protein MYEPLTLSAGVTAASAGVTFAAMFPEATPAVVVCSLAGAALYVLSSHPHRLWRQVLFALISFIGGIYCADTASEIIAALINAGLNQLSPPVTIRVTPAIGALVASTICVSVLLRVMSKYHINSDSNGKEED; this is encoded by the coding sequence ATGTACGAACCATTAACGCTGTCAGCGGGTGTGACTGCTGCTTCGGCGGGGGTGACTTTTGCGGCGATGTTCCCGGAGGCAACCCCTGCCGTGGTGGTTTGCTCCCTTGCTGGCGCGGCACTCTATGTGCTTTCCAGTCACCCACATCGTTTATGGAGGCAGGTGTTATTTGCACTGATTTCATTTATTGGCGGAATTTACTGTGCTGACACGGCATCAGAGATTATTGCCGCCTTGATTAATGCCGGACTGAATCAACTTAGTCCACCTGTCACCATTCGTGTAACGCCAGCCATTGGTGCTTTGGTGGCGTCCACTATCTGTGTCAGCGTCTTACTTCGGGTGATGTCTAAGTATCACATCAATTCCGACTCAAATGGGAAGGAGGAGGATTGA
- a CDS encoding terminase small subunit yields MSKPEESGLERDYCSGQLSLRKLADKYGISEGAIRKRAIKNGWVRAPKSGTQVRKNGTQKKSVRTNSKQSLLPQVNQVRGKALPLPPIQSEDQILDPDEFGLNDQQALFVLEYVRTRSRVDAYRKAGYKCEGNTAYASASRLYRNAKVSRAIRAINDRMRKRFTACLEDLVDQLVAIANADPNELVQYRRVNCRYCWGENHLYQWRDIGEYDKAAAKASEEGKQAPEYGGIGFMDNADLNPECPKCQGEGRGQIFIADTRDLDGPARWLYAGIKESKFGTEVVTANQEAARRDLIKLLEIMKNTPPPVSEKAPEVKDVSAEQAAETYKNLMG; encoded by the coding sequence ATGAGCAAACCGGAAGAAAGCGGCCTAGAACGCGATTACTGTTCCGGTCAGCTTTCTCTCCGAAAGTTGGCTGATAAGTATGGAATATCCGAAGGGGCGATAAGAAAGCGCGCCATAAAAAATGGCTGGGTACGCGCTCCCAAAAGCGGTACGCAGGTACGCAAAAATGGTACGCAAAAAAAATCGGTGCGTACCAACTCAAAGCAATCTCTGTTGCCTCAAGTTAATCAGGTACGCGGCAAGGCATTACCGTTGCCTCCGATTCAAAGTGAAGATCAGATATTAGATCCCGATGAGTTTGGATTAAACGACCAACAAGCTCTGTTTGTTCTTGAGTATGTGAGGACGAGAAGCCGTGTCGATGCTTATAGAAAAGCCGGCTACAAATGCGAAGGGAATACAGCTTATGCATCGGCAAGCCGACTGTATAGGAATGCTAAGGTTTCCCGTGCAATTCGCGCCATTAATGACCGGATGCGTAAACGCTTTACGGCTTGTCTCGAAGACCTTGTGGATCAGCTGGTGGCTATAGCTAATGCCGATCCTAACGAGTTGGTGCAGTACAGGCGCGTTAACTGTCGTTATTGTTGGGGAGAGAATCACCTGTATCAGTGGCGTGATATTGGTGAGTACGATAAAGCCGCAGCTAAGGCATCAGAAGAAGGGAAACAAGCCCCTGAATATGGCGGCATTGGATTTATGGATAATGCCGACCTCAATCCTGAATGTCCCAAATGCCAAGGCGAAGGGCGAGGGCAGATTTTTATTGCTGATACTCGCGATCTGGATGGCCCCGCAAGGTGGTTATATGCGGGCATTAAAGAGTCCAAGTTTGGCACAGAGGTTGTGACTGCTAATCAAGAAGCCGCTCGTCGTGATTTGATAAAACTGCTTGAGATTATGAAGAACACACCGCCTCCTGTTTCCGAGAAAGCCCCTGAAGTGAAGGATGTCAGTGCAGAACAGGCCGCGGAAACCTACAAAAATCTGATGGGGTAA
- a CDS encoding DUF1073 domain-containing protein, whose amino-acid sequence MSRRKRQNGAKKPVRTADGYNNFTAKIGSNTSNIQSGGTYIPGYITRNRTLLEFAYRSSFLVGAAVDTIADDMTRKGINISSKLEPGQKGKVDTFWDDAAIWDGLNDTIKWSRLYGGAVLAVLIDGQDMSTPLNVERIKVGQFKGVICFDRWQLEPSYSNPITEYGPNFGKPQFYRVITNQKGIPAWNIHHSRLIRMEGDSLPFQQSIAENGWGMSVVERIFERIQAFDTATSGTTQLIHKAHLRTYSIEKLRSILAAGGDLEKSLMKHLDMIRAFQTIEGMTIMDKNDEFQTHSYSFAGIADVILRFAEQVSGATGIPLVRLFGQSPAGFNTGDGDLENYYSRVNTLQERRLRRHIRWLMDISWRSLFGETLPEDFTFEFNKLWEVSDADRSTMANNVATALSALTDRQIMPLHAAMNDLRNISDVIGIGGSITDKDIENAKTQWAEVESETEPPPQIGASVSEKPTGDSKPNRGDRQWYLRWFTK is encoded by the coding sequence ATGTCCCGAAGAAAACGCCAGAATGGTGCAAAAAAGCCCGTAAGAACTGCTGATGGGTACAATAATTTCACGGCCAAGATTGGCTCTAATACCTCCAATATACAATCGGGGGGAACTTACATACCCGGCTACATCACTCGCAATAGAACGCTACTCGAGTTTGCTTATCGTTCATCATTTTTAGTCGGCGCTGCGGTAGATACTATTGCAGATGATATGACCCGCAAAGGGATCAATATTAGCTCGAAACTGGAACCCGGCCAGAAAGGCAAGGTAGATACGTTCTGGGATGATGCGGCTATCTGGGATGGATTAAACGACACTATCAAGTGGTCACGTCTTTATGGTGGTGCGGTACTGGCTGTGTTGATAGACGGACAGGACATGTCTACTCCGCTTAATGTCGAACGAATCAAGGTTGGACAGTTTAAGGGCGTGATTTGCTTTGACCGTTGGCAGCTCGAACCGAGTTATAGCAATCCCATCACGGAATATGGTCCTAATTTTGGTAAACCCCAATTTTATAGGGTTATCACTAATCAGAAGGGGATCCCAGCATGGAATATCCATCATTCCCGCCTGATCCGTATGGAAGGGGATTCGTTACCTTTTCAGCAATCCATAGCGGAAAATGGCTGGGGAATGTCGGTTGTAGAACGGATTTTTGAACGTATTCAAGCGTTCGATACCGCCACATCAGGAACAACACAGCTTATCCATAAGGCACATCTGCGTACCTATAGTATTGAAAAGCTGAGGAGTATTTTGGCTGCTGGGGGGGATTTAGAGAAAAGCTTAATGAAGCACCTGGACATGATTCGAGCGTTTCAGACCATCGAAGGCATGACCATCATGGACAAGAACGATGAGTTTCAGACGCATAGCTACTCATTTGCAGGTATAGCAGACGTTATTCTTCGTTTTGCTGAGCAAGTCTCCGGCGCGACAGGTATCCCGCTTGTTCGCCTATTTGGACAGTCCCCCGCAGGGTTCAATACGGGAGATGGTGACTTAGAAAATTACTATAGCCGCGTAAATACCTTACAAGAGCGCCGTCTACGTCGCCATATTCGCTGGCTGATGGATATTAGCTGGCGTTCGTTATTTGGTGAGACATTGCCGGAAGATTTTACTTTTGAGTTTAACAAGCTGTGGGAGGTGTCGGACGCCGATCGTTCGACGATGGCAAATAATGTGGCTACAGCGTTAAGTGCGCTGACCGATCGTCAGATAATGCCGTTACATGCAGCCATGAATGACTTACGTAATATCTCTGATGTGATCGGTATCGGTGGCTCTATTACTGATAAGGATATTGAGAATGCGAAGACTCAGTGGGCGGAGGTTGAATCTGAAACCGAGCCTCCGCCGCAAATCGGAGCGTCAGTATCAGAAAAGCCTACTGGCGATAGCAAACCAAATCGGGGAGATCGTCAATGGTACTTACGATGGTTCACAAAGTAG
- a CDS encoding DUF2184 domain-containing protein, with product MFTVDKATIDSTGVFLVGELERMDQELNLPLTSVKWTRDMPLRSDVSIADEISSFTNTDFASVGGPNPNGKNWLGKKGTAAPGIELDIVPTRNNLTPWAQEVSWTVLELASAQQLGRPIDTQKYEGMKLKWNMDTDEQVYIGDTELGVSGLLNLPDVVPVAAAAAWTATTDPDVIVQDINLVLTDAWLRSGYAVCPSKIGLAPELFGLLASKKVSSAGNISVLEYVKINTIAFQENGEPLEIVSMKWASKRGAGGAHRIIAYTQDEKYVRFPMVPLMNTPLEYRGLQQLTVYYGKLGQVETPYSNTIAYLDIPAK from the coding sequence ATGTTTACTGTAGATAAAGCAACCATTGACTCCACTGGCGTATTTCTTGTCGGTGAATTAGAGCGGATGGATCAGGAGTTAAACTTACCGTTAACCTCGGTTAAGTGGACTCGTGATATGCCATTGCGCAGTGATGTATCCATTGCTGATGAAATTTCATCATTCACTAACACCGATTTTGCCAGCGTGGGTGGGCCTAATCCGAACGGTAAAAACTGGTTGGGTAAGAAAGGTACTGCGGCACCAGGTATTGAACTGGATATTGTTCCAACTCGTAATAATCTCACTCCGTGGGCTCAGGAGGTGAGCTGGACGGTGTTGGAGCTGGCTTCGGCACAGCAGTTGGGGCGTCCTATTGATACTCAAAAATATGAGGGGATGAAGCTCAAGTGGAATATGGACACTGACGAACAGGTCTACATTGGGGATACCGAGTTGGGGGTCTCCGGGCTGCTTAATCTGCCGGATGTTGTGCCTGTAGCCGCAGCAGCGGCTTGGACGGCAACGACTGACCCCGACGTGATTGTTCAGGATATCAACCTGGTACTGACAGATGCATGGTTACGTTCCGGCTATGCGGTTTGTCCATCCAAAATTGGCCTTGCACCTGAATTATTCGGCCTGTTAGCAAGCAAGAAGGTGTCTTCTGCGGGGAATATTTCGGTACTTGAATATGTGAAGATTAACACTATCGCCTTTCAGGAGAACGGCGAACCGCTGGAAATCGTCTCCATGAAATGGGCGTCTAAGCGTGGTGCTGGTGGAGCCCATCGCATCATTGCGTATACACAGGACGAGAAATATGTTCGTTTCCCGATGGTTCCGCTGATGAATACACCGCTGGAGTATCGTGGATTGCAACAACTGACCGTGTATTACGGCAAATTGGGGCAGGTTGAAACGCCATACTCCAACACCATTGCCTATTTGGATATTCCGGCGAAGTAA